A genome region from Nicotiana tabacum cultivar K326 chromosome 13, ASM71507v2, whole genome shotgun sequence includes the following:
- the LOC142168435 gene encoding uncharacterized protein LOC142168435 → MVQWIMECVTTVSYSILINGGLTNRFQARKGLRQGDPMSSYMFVLVMEYLSRTLKTFKDIPDFNFHPRCVKLNLTHICFADDLIMCCRADKISIQLMLDKFNHFSKVTGLIENLDKSSIYVAGVSQGFKDMISADYQFKIEALPFKYLGVPLSSRKLTIQQFYIKKQDFNTMSTPSQACWLVRKVFDIRDWYLSIDSFANINNYCRKGQFNIQKAYTLARPQFQKVHWKALILGSTIPRHNFILWLALHHRITTVDRLEAWGIQVASGCVLCSSEKIETMAHLFFECQYSRNIWSTLLNWLGERHQIGLWEEEVVWLTKRAKNGRPRNSILEFLFAAVVYHTWTERNMRRFQGRKTETKSRIRDIVLQLHIKGQQKTK, encoded by the exons ATGGTGCAGTGGATAATGGAATGTGTGACTACTGTGAGCTATTCTATACTGATTAATGGTGGGCTCACAAATAGATTTCAAGCAAGAAAGGGACTGAGACAAGGGGATCCAATGTCCTCCTACATGTTTGTGCTAGTGATGGAATATCTGAGTAGAACATTGAAGACTTTTAAAGACATCCCTGACTTCAATTTCCATCCAAGATGTGTAAAGTTGAACCTTACTCATATCTGTTTTGCAGATGATCTGATAATGTGTTGCAGAGCTGACAAGATTTCTATTCAACTAATGCTGGATAAGTTCAACCATTTCTCGAAGGTGACTGGGCTCATAGAAAACTTAGACAAGAGTTCTATCTATGTAGCTGGAGTGTCTCAGGGATTTAAAGATATGATTAGTGCAGATTATCAGTTCAAGATTGAAGCCCTACCATTCAAATACTTGGGAGtgcctttatcatcaagaaagttAACAATTCAGCAAT TTTATATAAAAAAGCAAGACTTCAATACAATGAGCACTCCTAGTCAAGCTTGCTGGCTGGTAAGAAAAGTATTTGACATAAGAGATTGGTACCTGAGTATAgactcttttgccaacattaacaACTATTGTAGGAAGGGGCAGTTCAATATTCAGAAGGCTTACACTTTAGCGAGGCCTCAATTTCAAAAGGTTCACTGGAAGGCCTTAATACTGGGTTCAACTATACCTAGACATAACTTCATCTTATGGCTAGCACTTCACCATAGAATCACCACTGTGGATAGGCTGGAAGCTTGGGGGATACAAGTAGCAAGTGGATGTGTATTGTGCAGTAGTGAAAAAATAGAAACAATGGCCCATCTCTTTTTTGAATGTCAATACTCaaggaatatctggagtacactACTCAACTGGTTGGGAGAGAGACATCAAATTGGACTTTGGGAAGAGGAAGTCGTATGGTTGACAAAAAGAGCAAAGAATGGTAGACCTCGTAACAGCATATTGGAATTTCTGTTTGCAGCAGTGGTATACCATACATGGACAGAAAGAAACATGCGCAGATTTCAAGGGAGAAAGACTGAAACCAAGAGTAGAATTCGTGACATTGTCCTCCAACTTCATATCAAAGGGCAACAAAAGACTAAATAG